The proteins below are encoded in one region of Elgaria multicarinata webbii isolate HBS135686 ecotype San Diego chromosome 8, rElgMul1.1.pri, whole genome shotgun sequence:
- the SIRT1 gene encoding NAD-dependent protein deacetylase sirtuin-1 — protein sequence MADQEAPLLQSRNGGRRSSSDGGAVAAAAESPEPALKRQRRGSADSAGSGCAAAKGAGGEVEAAPLRGSAAEEALKKGETEVAASAEPGEAAVAAGGGGGEGWSCAESGAWRWGPAQEAPHQLQPPPPPRWLSQGEGAEAAPAGDAAEAAIGCGPAQCSNGALEAAVAPQPDNTFFSDEIIANGFHSCESDEDDRASHASSSDWTPRPRIGPYTFVQQHLMIGTDPRAILKDLLPETIPPPELDDMTLWQIVINILSEPPKRKKRKDINTIEDAVKLLQECKKIIVLTGAGVSVSCGIPDFRSRDGIYARLAVDFPDLPDPQAMFDIEYFRKDPRPFFKFAKEIYPGQFQPSLCHKFIALMDKERKLLRNYTQNIDTLEQVAGIQRIIQCHGSFATASCLICKYKVDCEVVRGDIFNQVVPRCPRCSPDEPLAIMKPEIVFFGENLPEQFHRAMKYDKDEVDLLIVIGSSLKVRPVALIPSSIPHEVPQILINREPLPHLHFDVELLGDCDVIINELCHRLGGEYTKLCNSSVKLSEITEKPPRPHKEFEIHSVELPPTPLNISEYSSSPDRIASQDSRVVHSEHSSEYKAGNSDAVESKENCVEAKSQEVQNSLENVESLPGQLENPEHVKEHGSNQGENKERSEKTSVETLRKFWVNRCAKEQISKRLDGTQYLFLPPNRYIFHGAEVYSDSEDDVISSSSCGSSSDSGSCHSPSLDIEDESEIEEFYNGIEEEEDAPDREEENGFGEDGIDLQESVDESVSANEAVGFDCSADKL from the exons ATGGCGGACCAGGAGGCGCCACTCCTCCAGTCCCGGAACGGCGGCCGCCGCAGCAGCAGCGACGGCGGCGCTGTGGCGGCTGCCGCCGAGAGCCCCGAGCCAGCTCTCAAGCGTCAGCGCCGTGGCTCGGCTGACAGCGCCGGGTCGGGCTGCGCGGCCGCGAAGGGAGCCGGCGGAGAGGTAGAGGCGGCTCCTCTCCGAGGAAGCGCCGCCGAGGAGGCCCTGAAGAAGGGGGAGACGGAGGTCGCCGCCAGTGCCGAGCCGGGAGAGGCCGCGGTGGCggcgggcggaggaggaggagaaggctggagCTGCGCCGAGAGCGGGGCTTGGCGGTGGGGTCCAGCCCAGGAGGCGCCGCACCaactgcagccgccgccgccgccgcggtggCTGAGCCAAGGGGAGGGAGCGGAGGCGGCGCCCGCCGGAGACGCAGCGGAGGCGGCCATTGGCTGCGGGCCGGCGCAGTGTTCGAACGGGGCTCTTGAGGCGGCGGTGGCTCCGCAACCCG ATAATACATTTTTTAGTGATGAAATCATTGCAAATGGCTTCCATTCCTGTGAGAGTGATGAAGATGATAGAGCCTCTCATGCAAGCTCCAGTGACTGGACTCCAAGGCCTCGTATAG GTCCCTACACTTTTGTCCAACAACATCTCATGATAGGCACAGATCCACGTGCAATTCTGAAAGACTTGTTGCCAGAAACAATTCCTCCCCCTGAACTGGATGATATGACATTATGGCAAATTGTTATTAATATTCTGTCAGAACCacctaaaagaaaaaagagaaaagatatCAACACTATAGAGGATGCTGTGAAACTCCTACAAGAGTGCAAAAAAATAATTGTCTTGACTGGAGCTGGG GTATCTGTTTCTTGTGGAATTCCTGACTTCCGGTCAAGAGATGGCATCTATGCACGCCTTGCTGTAGATTTCCCAGATCTTCCTGATCCTCAAGCAATGTTTGACATTGAATACTTCAGAAAAGATCcaaggccattttttaaatttgcaaag GAAATATATCCTGGACAGTTTCAACCATCTCTCTGTCATAAATTTATAGCTTTGATGGATAAAGAAAGAAAACTGCTTCGCAATTATACTCAGAATATAGATACACTGGAACAAGTGGCAGGAATTCAAAGGATAATCCAATGTCATG GTTCCTTTGCAACAGCTTCTTGCCTCATTTGTAAATACAAGGTTGATTGTGAAGTTGTTCGAGGAGATATTTTTAATCAG GTTGTTCCTAGATGTCCCAGATGTTCACCTGATGAACCACTTGCCATCATGAAACCAGAAATAGTGTTCTTTGGTGAAAATCTACCTGAGCAGTTTCATAGAGCGATGAAATATGACAAAGATGAGGTTgatcttcttattgttattggtTCTTCACTTAAAGTAAGACCAGTAGCATTGATTCCAA GTTCCATCCCACATGAAGTGCCTCAGATTCTAATTAACAGGGAACCATTGCCTCACCTACACTTCGATGTGGAGCTTCTTGGTGACTGTGATGTTATTATCAACGAATTATGTCATAGATTAGGTGGTGAATATACAAAACTTTGTAACAGTTCAGTCAAACTTTCAGAAATAACAGAGAAACCTCCACGACCACACAAAGAATTTGAAATACATTCAGTTGAGTTACCACCTACTCCTCTAAACATTTCCGAATATTCTAGTTCACCTGACAGAATTGCATCACAAGATTCTCGAGTGGTACATTCGGAGCATTCTTCGGAATATAAAGCAGGAAATTCTGATGCTGTGGAGTCAAAAGAGAACTGTGTAGAGGCGAAATCACAAGAAGTACAAAACTCTTTAGAAAATGTTGAAAGTCTTCCTGGACAGTTAGAAAACCCAGAACATGTGAAGGAACATGGATCTAACCAAGGGGAAAACAAAGAGAGAAGTGAAAAAACATCTGTTGAAACACTGAGAAAGTTTTGGGTTAATAGATGTGCAAAAGAGCAGATCAGCAAGCGGCTTGATG GTACCCAATACTTGTTCTTACCGCCAAATCGCTATATTTTCCATGGTGCTGAGGTATACTCGGACTCTGAAGATGATGTCATATCCTCCAGCTCTTGTGGAAGTAGCAGTGATAGTGGGTCTTGTCATAGTCCAAGCTTAGACATAGAAGATGAAAGTGAAATTGAAGAATTCTATAATggcatagaagaagaagaagatgctccTGATAGAGAAGAGGAGAATGGATTTGGGGAAGATGGCATTGACCTTCAAGAATCTGTTGACGAATCAGTTTCTGCAAATGAGGCTGTAGGATTTGACTGTTCAGCAGACAAGTTGTAA